A window of the Acidovorax sp. YS12 genome harbors these coding sequences:
- a CDS encoding helix-turn-helix domain-containing protein: MTAEPIHAVFALLPHGLALDWAGPAEALRIANQVLASQGLPPRFVLRFASPAPQAVTSVGVALAGLEPLPASLPAPAWVVLAGLPGTHTALDTPEAHALLHWLRGLRPVPGRLELVTVCAGALLAARAGLLAGRRATTHHQHLDELAAAEPRCDVVANRVFVQDGALHSSAGVTTGIDLVLHRIAQVCGPAVAARVAQAMVVALRRGPHDPGLSPFLHHRGHLHAALHRVQDAVSQQPQADWSVPAMAAVAHASPRHLTRLFMQHAGIAPLAYLRHIRLAAAEAALQAGHSVTLAAELAGFGSDTQLRRAWRQFGRPGTPSKRALR, translated from the coding sequence ATGACAGCGGAGCCGATCCACGCCGTGTTCGCGCTGCTGCCGCACGGCCTGGCCCTCGACTGGGCCGGCCCGGCGGAGGCGCTGCGCATCGCCAACCAGGTACTGGCGTCCCAGGGGCTGCCGCCGCGTTTCGTGCTGCGCTTCGCCAGCCCCGCGCCCCAGGCCGTCACTTCGGTCGGCGTGGCGCTGGCCGGGCTGGAGCCGCTGCCCGCCTCCCTGCCGGCCCCGGCCTGGGTGGTGCTCGCCGGCCTGCCCGGCACCCACACCGCGCTGGATACACCCGAGGCGCACGCACTGCTGCACTGGCTGCGCGGCCTGCGGCCCGTGCCAGGGCGGCTGGAACTCGTCACCGTGTGCGCGGGCGCGCTGCTGGCCGCGCGCGCCGGCCTGCTCGCCGGGCGCCGCGCCACCACGCACCACCAGCACCTGGACGAACTCGCCGCCGCTGAGCCGCGCTGCGACGTGGTGGCCAACCGCGTGTTCGTGCAGGACGGCGCGCTGCACAGCAGCGCCGGCGTGACCACGGGCATCGACCTGGTGCTGCACCGCATCGCCCAGGTCTGCGGGCCGGCCGTGGCGGCGCGCGTGGCGCAGGCCATGGTCGTGGCGCTGCGGCGCGGCCCGCACGACCCCGGGCTGTCGCCCTTCCTGCACCACCGCGGCCACCTGCACGCCGCGCTGCACCGCGTGCAGGACGCCGTGTCCCAGCAGCCGCAGGCCGACTGGAGCGTGCCCGCCATGGCCGCCGTGGCCCATGCCTCGCCGCGCCACCTCACCCGGCTGTTCATGCAGCACGCGGGCATCGCGCCCCTGGCGTACCTGCGCCACATCCGCCTGGCCGCCGCCGAAGCGGCGCTGCAGGCGGGCCACAGCGTGACGCTGGCGGCCGAACTCGCGGGGTTCGGCTCCGACACGCAGCTGCGCCGCGCATGGCGGCAGTTCGGGCGCCCCGGCACCCCCTCGAAGCGCGCGCTGCGCTGA
- a CDS encoding DUF3579 domain-containing protein has product MAIQPDTREVFIQGITHEGRTFRPSDWAERLAGVMSQFRPGGTRPGSHLSYSPWCIPTTLNGVKCVVVHRDLQAHEPMAWDFVLNFAKDNNLQIAEACLLPDEPKPRG; this is encoded by the coding sequence ATGGCGATACAACCTGACACCCGAGAAGTCTTCATCCAGGGCATCACCCACGAGGGGCGCACCTTCCGCCCGAGTGATTGGGCGGAGCGGCTGGCCGGCGTGATGAGCCAGTTCCGCCCGGGAGGGACGCGCCCCGGCAGCCACCTGAGCTATTCCCCCTGGTGCATCCCCACCACGCTGAACGGCGTGAAGTGCGTGGTGGTGCACCGCGACCTGCAGGCGCACGAGCCCATGGCCTGGGATTTCGTGCTCAATTTCGCCAAGGACAACAACCTGCAGATCGCCGAGGCCTGCCTGCTGCCCGACGAGCCCAAGCCCCGGGGCTGA
- a CDS encoding aspartate aminotransferase family protein, protein MSAFIEAASPHVMNTYGRVPIALERGQGCRVWDVNGKEYLDGLGGIAVNTLGHNHPRFVPALQEQIAKLIHTSNYYHVPGQEQLAARLVALSGMSKVFFCNSGLEANEAAIKIARKFGVDKGIASPEIVVYDKAFHGRSIATMSATSNPKIRSGFGPLVEGFIRVPLNDIEAIKQATEGNPNVVAVFFETIQGEGGINPARAEYLRDLRKLCDERGWLMMIDEVQCGMGRTGKWFAYQWAGIVPDVMPLAKGLGSGVPIGAVVAGPKAADVLQPGNHGTTFGGNPLAMRAGVETIRIMEEDGLLENAATVGAHLKAGLERALGGLPGVKEIRGQGLMLGVELDRPCGALIGQAAEAGLLLSVTADSVIRIVPPLILTTAEADEIVARLAPLVKALLAQ, encoded by the coding sequence ATGTCCGCTTTCATCGAGGCTGCCTCACCCCACGTGATGAACACCTATGGCCGCGTGCCCATCGCGCTGGAGCGCGGCCAGGGCTGCCGCGTGTGGGACGTGAACGGCAAGGAATACCTCGACGGGCTGGGCGGCATCGCCGTGAACACGCTGGGCCACAACCACCCCCGGTTCGTGCCCGCGCTGCAGGAGCAGATCGCCAAGCTGATCCACACCTCGAACTACTACCACGTACCCGGCCAGGAACAGCTGGCCGCCAGGCTGGTGGCGTTGTCGGGCATGAGCAAGGTGTTCTTCTGCAACTCCGGCCTGGAAGCCAACGAGGCCGCAATCAAGATCGCGCGCAAGTTCGGCGTGGACAAGGGCATCGCCAGCCCCGAGATCGTGGTCTACGACAAGGCTTTCCACGGCCGCTCCATCGCCACCATGTCGGCCACGAGCAACCCCAAGATCCGCAGCGGCTTCGGCCCGCTGGTGGAAGGCTTCATCCGTGTGCCGCTGAACGACATCGAGGCCATCAAGCAGGCCACCGAGGGCAACCCCAACGTGGTGGCGGTGTTCTTCGAGACCATCCAGGGCGAGGGCGGCATCAACCCCGCGCGCGCCGAATACCTGCGCGACCTGCGCAAGCTGTGCGACGAGCGCGGCTGGCTCATGATGATCGACGAGGTGCAGTGCGGCATGGGCCGCACCGGCAAGTGGTTCGCCTACCAATGGGCGGGCATCGTGCCCGACGTGATGCCCCTGGCCAAGGGCCTGGGCTCGGGCGTGCCGATCGGCGCCGTGGTGGCCGGCCCGAAGGCCGCCGACGTGCTGCAGCCCGGCAACCACGGCACCACTTTCGGCGGCAACCCGCTGGCCATGCGCGCGGGTGTGGAAACCATCCGCATCATGGAGGAGGACGGCCTGCTGGAAAACGCCGCCACCGTGGGCGCCCACCTGAAGGCGGGCCTGGAACGCGCGCTGGGCGGCCTGCCCGGCGTGAAGGAGATCCGCGGCCAGGGCCTGATGCTGGGCGTGGAGCTGGACCGCCCCTGCGGCGCGCTCATCGGCCAGGCGGCCGAGGCCGGGCTGCTGCTGAGCGTGACGGCCGACAGCGTGATCCGCATCGTGCCGCCGCTGATCCTCACCACCGCCGAGGCCGACGAGATCGTTGCGCGCCTCGCCCCCCTGGTCAAAGCCCTGCTGGCGCAATGA
- a CDS encoding phosphoribosylformylglycinamidine cyclo-ligase, with the protein MSSSATPPISYKDAGVDIDAGDALVERIKPLAKKTLREGVMAGIGGFGALFEVPKRYQEPVLVSGTDGVGTKLKLAFEWNMHDTVGIDLVAMSVNDVLVQGAEPLFFLDYFACGKLDVDTAAAVVGGIARGCELSGCALIGGETAEMPGMYPAGEYDLAGFAVGAVEKSKILTGQNVQAGDVVLGLASSGVHSNGFSLVRKCIERAGANVPATLDGKPFRQAIMEPTRLYVKNVLAALEKHPIKALAHITGGGLLENIPRVLPEGLAAHLQAGSWPQTELFAWLQKTAGIDDIEMNRTFNNGIGMVVVVSADAAEATAATLRGLGERVHAIGTIAARGTGAAVTVG; encoded by the coding sequence ATGAGCTCCTCTGCCACCCCTCCCATTTCGTACAAAGACGCCGGCGTCGACATCGACGCGGGCGACGCGCTGGTCGAACGCATCAAGCCGCTGGCCAAGAAGACCCTGCGCGAAGGCGTGATGGCCGGCATCGGCGGCTTCGGCGCGCTGTTCGAGGTGCCCAAGCGCTACCAGGAGCCGGTGCTGGTGAGCGGCACCGACGGCGTGGGCACCAAGCTCAAGCTGGCGTTCGAGTGGAACATGCACGACACCGTGGGCATCGACCTCGTGGCCATGAGCGTGAACGACGTGCTGGTGCAGGGCGCCGAACCGCTGTTCTTCCTGGACTACTTCGCCTGCGGCAAGCTCGACGTGGACACCGCCGCCGCCGTGGTGGGCGGCATCGCCCGGGGCTGCGAGCTCTCCGGCTGCGCGCTGATCGGCGGCGAGACGGCCGAGATGCCCGGCATGTACCCGGCCGGCGAGTACGACCTGGCGGGCTTCGCCGTGGGCGCGGTCGAGAAGTCGAAGATCCTCACCGGCCAGAACGTGCAGGCCGGCGACGTGGTGCTGGGCCTGGCGTCGAGCGGCGTGCACTCCAACGGCTTCAGCCTGGTGCGCAAGTGCATCGAGCGCGCGGGCGCCAACGTGCCCGCCACGCTCGACGGCAAGCCCTTCAGGCAGGCCATCATGGAGCCCACGCGCCTGTACGTGAAGAACGTGCTGGCCGCGCTTGAAAAGCACCCCATCAAGGCCCTGGCCCACATCACCGGCGGCGGCCTGCTGGAAAACATCCCGCGCGTGCTGCCCGAAGGCCTGGCCGCGCACCTGCAGGCCGGCAGTTGGCCGCAGACCGAGCTGTTCGCCTGGCTGCAAAAGACGGCCGGCATCGACGACATCGAGATGAACCGCACCTTCAACAACGGCATCGGCATGGTGGTGGTGGTGTCCGCCGACGCCGCCGAGGCCACGGCCGCCACGCTGCGCGGCCTGGGCGAGCGCGTCCACGCCATCGGCACCATCGCCGCGCGTGGCACCGGCGCGGCCGTCACGGTGGGCTGA
- a CDS encoding aspartate ammonia-lyase, whose product MRQEHDFIGIKTIPPDAYWGIHTARAVENFPITGQSVAAMPALIRAFAFVKKAAAHANLQLGAISETPARAIAQACDDLIAGQLHDQFVVDVIQGGAGTSTNMNANEVIANRALEHLGLPKGRYDVIHPNDHVNASQSTNDAYPTAVKLATYAGIQTLLEALAQLRGAFEAKAEEFAPILKIGRTQLQDAVPMTLGQEFAAFAAMVADDEKRLRESAYLMTEVNMGGTAIGTGINAPVGYVDVVVPTLAALSGVPVKAAGNLIAATSDTGAFVDISGVLKRIAAKLSKISNDLRLLSSGPQAGVGDIQLPARQAGSSIMPGKVNPVIPEAMNQVCFEVIGNDAAITMAAEAGQLQLNAFEPLMAWALHKSLHHLAHACGTLQKHCVEGIVANQHLLGERIASSVTLVTALNPLIGYEKAAAIAKAAMASGRPIAEVAESLGIMGQAEMQKLLVAERLTQAGALSAA is encoded by the coding sequence ATGCGCCAAGAACACGATTTCATCGGCATCAAGACCATCCCTCCCGACGCCTACTGGGGCATCCACACCGCCCGCGCCGTCGAGAACTTCCCCATCACTGGCCAGTCCGTGGCCGCCATGCCCGCGCTGATCCGGGCCTTCGCCTTCGTCAAGAAGGCCGCCGCCCATGCCAACCTGCAGTTGGGCGCGATCAGCGAAACACCCGCCCGCGCCATTGCCCAGGCCTGCGACGACCTGATCGCCGGCCAGTTGCACGACCAGTTCGTCGTGGACGTGATCCAGGGCGGCGCCGGCACCTCCACGAACATGAACGCCAACGAGGTGATCGCCAACCGTGCCCTGGAGCACCTGGGATTGCCCAAGGGCCGCTACGACGTGATTCACCCGAACGACCACGTCAACGCCTCGCAAAGCACCAACGACGCCTACCCCACGGCCGTCAAGCTCGCCACCTATGCCGGCATCCAGACGCTGCTGGAAGCCCTGGCGCAGCTGCGCGGCGCCTTTGAAGCCAAGGCAGAAGAATTCGCCCCCATCCTGAAGATCGGCCGCACCCAGCTGCAGGACGCCGTGCCCATGACGCTGGGCCAGGAGTTCGCGGCCTTCGCCGCCATGGTGGCCGACGACGAAAAGCGCCTGCGCGAATCCGCCTACCTGATGACCGAGGTGAACATGGGCGGCACCGCCATCGGCACCGGCATCAATGCGCCCGTGGGCTATGTGGACGTGGTCGTGCCCACGCTGGCCGCGCTGTCGGGCGTGCCGGTGAAGGCCGCCGGCAACCTGATCGCCGCCACGTCGGACACGGGGGCCTTCGTCGATATCTCCGGCGTGCTCAAGCGCATCGCCGCCAAGCTGTCCAAGATCAGCAACGACCTGCGCCTGCTGTCCTCCGGCCCGCAGGCCGGGGTCGGCGACATCCAGCTGCCCGCGCGCCAGGCTGGTTCGTCCATCATGCCGGGCAAGGTGAACCCGGTGATCCCCGAGGCGATGAACCAGGTGTGCTTCGAGGTCATCGGCAACGACGCCGCCATCACCATGGCCGCCGAGGCCGGCCAGCTGCAGCTCAACGCCTTCGAGCCCCTGATGGCCTGGGCGCTGCACAAGAGCCTGCACCACCTGGCGCACGCCTGCGGCACGCTGCAGAAGCACTGCGTCGAGGGCATCGTGGCCAACCAGCACCTGCTGGGCGAACGCATCGCCTCCTCGGTCACGCTGGTCACCGCGCTGAACCCGCTGATCGGCTACGAGAAGGCCGCCGCCATCGCCAAGGCGGCCATGGCTTCGGGCCGGCCGATCGCCGAGGTCGCGGAAAGCCTGGGCATCATGGGCCAGGCGGAAATGCAAAAGCTCCTGGTGGCCGAGCGCCTGACGCAGGCCGGCGCCCTGAGCGCTGCCTGA
- a CDS encoding isochorismatase family protein gives MKTCLVVIDAQESFRHRPFFSERHLPAWLAAQNALIAGCARQGIPIVRVLHCDGPETAANPFSQASGHVRPLDGLAAFTPAATFTKSRHSALVGTGLDVWLTRQGIGRLIVSGIRTEQCCETTARHASDLGWAVDFVPEATLTFDMRQPDGEPLRAEDIVARTATVLRGRFATLCRVDEALARTAQDSPP, from the coding sequence ATGAAAACCTGTCTCGTTGTGATCGATGCGCAGGAGTCGTTCCGCCACCGCCCGTTCTTCTCGGAGCGGCACCTGCCCGCCTGGCTGGCCGCGCAGAACGCCCTCATCGCGGGCTGCGCCCGGCAGGGCATTCCCATCGTGCGCGTGCTGCACTGCGACGGGCCCGAAACCGCCGCCAACCCGTTCTCCCAGGCCAGCGGCCATGTGCGCCCGCTCGACGGCCTGGCCGCGTTCACGCCCGCCGCCACGTTCACCAAGTCGCGCCACAGCGCCCTCGTGGGCACGGGCCTCGACGTCTGGCTCACGCGCCAGGGCATCGGGCGCCTCATCGTCAGCGGCATCCGCACCGAGCAATGCTGCGAAACCACCGCGCGCCATGCCTCGGACCTCGGCTGGGCCGTGGATTTTGTGCCCGAAGCCACGCTCACCTTCGACATGCGGCAGCCCGATGGCGAGCCACTGCGCGCCGAGGACATCGTGGCGCGCACCGCCACCGTGCTGCGGGGGCGTTTCGCCACGCTGTGCCGCGTGGATGAGGCACTGGCGCGCACGGCCCAGGACAGCCCGCCATGA
- a CDS encoding universal stress protein yields the protein MTILVAYVARPEGQAALDKAIEIATRRNERLVVVNAGPGGGQDEAIVNGYEVERVEERLAKLPVQAEFKQFVRGNSTIDEIVGLVESEQVSVLVIGLRKRTAVGKLLLGSMAQEILMTAPCPVLAVKAS from the coding sequence ATGACCATTCTCGTCGCCTATGTAGCCCGCCCCGAAGGCCAGGCCGCGCTGGACAAAGCTATCGAAATCGCCACCCGCCGCAACGAGCGGCTCGTGGTCGTCAACGCCGGCCCGGGCGGCGGGCAGGACGAAGCCATCGTCAACGGCTACGAGGTCGAGCGCGTGGAGGAACGCCTGGCCAAGCTGCCGGTCCAGGCCGAGTTCAAGCAGTTCGTGCGCGGCAACAGCACCATCGACGAAATCGTCGGGCTGGTGGAGTCGGAGCAGGTGTCGGTACTCGTCATCGGCCTGCGCAAGCGCACCGCCGTGGGCAAGCTGCTGCTGGGCAGCATGGCGCAGGAAATCCTGATGACCGCGCCCTGCCCGGTGCTGGCCGTCAAGGCAAGCTGA
- a CDS encoding AI-2E family transporter: MLANTAHNARGVQVASYLLMAAALLLVMERGLLPGLLCACLGFLVTRWLAPRLAWLRRKLPGSKGASRAGQIAAATLVILSPLLLVALALSHSRSYIVSAPAQYRELLDFMARTVLELRLKLPPDIAMQLPEGAADIQRSIASYLAAKSGALATAGRAWLGGLLHAYVGLLIGTLAAVRHPGLARRPLAQALSQRIRLLGEAFRQIVAAQFWIAAFNTALTALFLLVLLPLWKLELPYTPALITLTFLAGLIPIVGNLLCNVVITIVGLSVSPMAALACLGFLVLIHKAEYVINAKVVGQRTHMGVWELLAVMFTAEAVFGPAGLVAAPLMYAYLKKELQAAHLV, translated from the coding sequence ATGCTTGCGAACACCGCGCACAACGCGCGCGGCGTGCAGGTCGCCAGCTACCTGCTGATGGCCGCGGCCCTGCTGCTGGTCATGGAACGCGGCCTGCTGCCCGGGCTGCTGTGCGCCTGCCTGGGCTTCCTGGTCACGCGCTGGCTGGCGCCGCGCCTGGCGTGGCTGCGGCGCAAGCTGCCTGGCAGCAAGGGCGCATCGCGCGCCGGCCAGATCGCCGCTGCCACGCTGGTCATCCTCTCGCCGCTGCTGCTGGTGGCGCTGGCGCTGTCGCACTCGCGTTCCTACATCGTCTCGGCGCCGGCGCAGTACCGCGAGCTGCTCGACTTCATGGCGCGCACCGTGCTGGAGCTGCGCCTGAAGCTGCCACCCGACATCGCCATGCAACTGCCCGAGGGCGCGGCCGACATCCAGCGCAGCATCGCCAGCTACCTGGCCGCCAAGTCCGGCGCCCTGGCCACGGCCGGCCGCGCCTGGCTCGGCGGCCTGCTGCACGCCTACGTGGGCCTGCTCATCGGCACCCTGGCCGCCGTGCGCCACCCGGGCCTGGCGCGCCGGCCGCTGGCGCAGGCGCTGTCGCAGCGCATCCGCCTGCTGGGCGAGGCCTTCCGCCAGATCGTGGCGGCGCAGTTCTGGATCGCGGCCTTCAACACCGCGCTCACCGCGCTGTTCCTGCTGGTGCTGCTGCCGCTGTGGAAGCTGGAGCTGCCCTACACGCCGGCGCTCATCACGCTCACCTTCCTGGCCGGGCTGATCCCCATCGTCGGCAACCTGCTGTGCAACGTGGTCATCACCATCGTCGGCCTCTCGGTGTCGCCCATGGCGGCGCTGGCCTGCCTGGGCTTCCTGGTGCTGATCCACAAGGCCGAGTACGTCATCAACGCCAAGGTGGTGGGGCAGCGCACGCACATGGGCGTGTGGGAGCTGCTGGCGGTGATGTTCACGGCCGAGGCCGTCTTCGGCCCCGCGGGGCTGGTGGCCGCGCCGCTGATGTACGCCTACCTCAAGAAAGAGCTGCAGGCGGCGCATCTGGTGTAG
- the rpsT gene encoding 30S ribosomal protein S20 → MASAKPKKKNPRLASGRKRARQGVKLNAANTSLRSKYRTAVKNVEKAVLAGDKTKATELFAKAQSVLDTIADKGIFHKNKAARDKSRLSAKVKALALAA, encoded by the coding sequence ATGGCATCTGCTAAGCCGAAGAAAAAGAACCCCCGCCTGGCCTCGGGCCGCAAGCGCGCGCGCCAAGGCGTCAAGCTGAACGCAGCCAACACCTCGCTGCGCTCGAAGTACCGCACCGCCGTCAAGAACGTCGAGAAGGCCGTCCTGGCCGGCGACAAGACCAAGGCCACCGAACTGTTCGCCAAGGCCCAGTCCGTGCTCGACACCATCGCCGACAAGGGCATCTTCCACAAGAACAAGGCCGCTCGCGACAAGAGCCGCCTGTCCGCCAAGGTCAAGGCCCTGGCACTGGCCGCCTGA
- the argF gene encoding ornithine carbamoyltransferase, translating into MKHYLQFKDFSAGEYAYLFERAALIKKRFKTYEKYHPLADRTLAMIFEKASTRTRVSFEAGMYQMGGSVVHLTTGDSQLGRAEPIEDSARVISRMTDIVMIRTFEQAKIERFAEYSRVPVINGLTNEFHPCQILADIFTYIEHRGSIAGKTVAWVGDGNNMANTWLQAAEILGFKVHVSTPSGYEIDEKLAVGPGGASAGSYQFFSNPMDACRGADLVTTDVWTSMGYEAENEARKKAFADWCVDTEMMAAAKPDALFMHCLPAHRGEEVQADVIDGPQSVVWDEAENRMHVQKALMEYLLLGRIA; encoded by the coding sequence ATGAAACACTACCTGCAATTCAAGGACTTCAGCGCCGGCGAATACGCCTACCTGTTCGAGCGCGCCGCGCTGATCAAGAAGCGCTTCAAGACCTACGAGAAGTACCACCCGCTGGCCGACCGCACGCTGGCCATGATCTTCGAGAAGGCCAGCACGCGCACGCGCGTGAGCTTCGAGGCCGGCATGTACCAGATGGGCGGCAGCGTGGTGCACCTGACCACGGGCGACAGCCAGCTCGGCCGCGCCGAACCCATCGAGGATTCGGCGCGGGTCATCAGCCGCATGACCGACATCGTGATGATCCGCACCTTCGAGCAGGCCAAGATCGAGCGCTTCGCCGAATACTCGCGCGTGCCCGTCATCAACGGCCTGACGAACGAGTTCCACCCCTGCCAGATCCTGGCCGACATCTTCACCTACATCGAGCACCGCGGCTCCATCGCCGGCAAGACCGTGGCCTGGGTGGGCGACGGCAACAACATGGCCAACACCTGGCTGCAGGCCGCCGAGATCCTCGGCTTCAAGGTGCACGTGAGCACGCCCAGCGGCTACGAGATCGATGAGAAATTGGCCGTTGGCCCAGGCGGGGCAAGCGCTGGCAGCTATCAATTTTTCAGTAACCCGATGGACGCCTGCCGCGGCGCCGACCTGGTCACCACCGACGTGTGGACCAGCATGGGCTACGAGGCCGAGAACGAGGCGCGCAAGAAGGCCTTCGCCGACTGGTGCGTGGACACCGAGATGATGGCCGCCGCCAAGCCCGATGCCCTGTTCATGCACTGCCTGCCGGCCCACCGCGGCGAGGAGGTGCAGGCCGACGTGATCGACGGCCCCCAGTCCGTGGTCTGGGACGAGGCGGAGAACCGCATGCACGTGCAAAAGGCGCTCATGGAATACCTGCTGCTCGGCCGTATTGCATGA
- the murJ gene encoding murein biosynthesis integral membrane protein MurJ codes for MSLFKAASTVSLLTLASRVTGLARDLLMASIFGANALTDAFNVAFRIPNLFRRLFAEGAFSQAFVPVLAASRAQHGEEATRHLIDSVATVLAWVLLLACVLGVAGAPVLVWLLASGLRQNPESYQAAVLMTRWMFPYIGFMSLVALAAGVLNTWRRFAVPAATPVLLNLCMIAAAWLGAPQFAARGIEPIYAMAGGVVLGGVLQLAVQLPALYRVGLLPRIGVTWAAVRAAYGDEGVRRILRLMAPALLGVGVAQVSLMINTQIASYLAPGSVTWLFYADRLMEFPTGLLGVALGVVLTPQLAAAKAAGDAARYSAMLDWGLRIVVLLAVPCAVGLLTLAEPLVATLFHYGALRDADVGEIGRALAGYGVGLLGLVAIKVLAPGYYASQDIRTPVRIAIAVLVITQVLNLALVPWVQHAGLALSIGLAALVNAVWLLIGLLRRGSYRPQPGWGRYALQVVAASTLMALLLVAAAQSFDWIGLRAHAGQRVALLAAVLAAAALLYFGALWAAGLKLRQLLRR; via the coding sequence GTGTCTCTGTTCAAAGCCGCCTCCACCGTTTCGCTGCTGACCCTTGCCTCCCGGGTGACGGGCCTGGCCCGTGATCTGCTCATGGCGTCGATCTTCGGCGCCAATGCACTCACCGACGCGTTCAACGTCGCCTTCCGCATTCCCAACCTGTTCCGGCGCCTGTTCGCCGAGGGCGCGTTCAGCCAGGCCTTCGTGCCCGTGCTGGCCGCCTCCAGGGCCCAGCATGGAGAGGAGGCCACGCGCCATCTGATCGACAGCGTGGCCACGGTGCTGGCCTGGGTGCTGCTGCTGGCCTGCGTGCTGGGCGTGGCGGGCGCGCCCGTGCTGGTCTGGCTGCTGGCAAGCGGCCTGCGGCAGAACCCCGAGAGCTACCAGGCGGCGGTGCTCATGACGCGCTGGATGTTCCCCTACATCGGCTTCATGTCGCTGGTGGCGCTGGCGGCCGGGGTGCTCAATACCTGGCGGCGTTTCGCCGTGCCGGCGGCCACGCCGGTGCTGCTCAACCTGTGCATGATCGCGGCGGCCTGGCTCGGGGCGCCGCAGTTCGCCGCGCGCGGCATCGAGCCCATCTACGCCATGGCCGGGGGCGTGGTCCTGGGCGGGGTGCTGCAGCTGGCGGTGCAGTTGCCGGCGCTGTACCGCGTGGGGCTGCTGCCGCGCATCGGCGTGACGTGGGCGGCGGTGCGTGCCGCGTATGGCGATGAGGGCGTGCGCCGCATCCTCCGGCTGATGGCGCCCGCGCTGCTGGGCGTGGGCGTGGCGCAGGTGTCGCTGATGATCAATACCCAGATCGCCTCCTACCTGGCCCCGGGCAGCGTGACCTGGCTGTTCTACGCCGACCGGCTGATGGAGTTCCCGACGGGGCTGCTGGGCGTGGCGCTCGGCGTGGTGCTCACGCCCCAGCTGGCGGCGGCCAAGGCGGCGGGCGATGCCGCGCGCTATTCGGCCATGCTCGACTGGGGGCTGCGCATCGTCGTGCTGCTGGCGGTGCCCTGCGCCGTGGGGCTGCTGACGTTGGCTGAACCGCTGGTGGCCACGCTGTTCCACTACGGCGCGCTGCGCGATGCCGACGTGGGCGAGATCGGCCGCGCCCTCGCGGGCTACGGCGTGGGCCTGCTCGGGCTCGTGGCCATCAAGGTGCTGGCGCCGGGCTACTACGCCAGCCAGGACATCCGCACACCGGTGCGCATCGCCATCGCCGTGCTCGTCATCACGCAGGTGCTGAACCTGGCGCTCGTGCCCTGGGTGCAGCACGCCGGGCTGGCCTTGTCGATCGGCCTGGCGGCGCTGGTGAATGCCGTGTGGCTGCTCATCGGGCTGCTGCGGCGCGGCAGCTACCGGCCCCAGCCGGGCTGGGGGCGCTATGCGCTGCAGGTCGTGGCGGCGAGCACGCTCATGGCGCTGCTGCTGGTGGCGGCGGCGCAGTCCTTCGACTGGATTGGCCTGCGCGCGCATGCCGGCCAGCGCGTGGCCTTGCTCGCGGCCGTGCTGGCGGCCGCCGCGCTGCTGTACTTCGGCGCCCTGTGGGCTGCCGGGCTCAAGCTGCGGCAGCTGCTGCGCCGCTGA
- a CDS encoding tetratricopeptide repeat protein produces MTLRYSAPTALEYFATLVHSDEHFPLFEAAACVAHDEYPELDVQQLLGDVDQLQARLRRRLAPDAGSLQRLQVLNQFFYGDLGFGGNVNNYYDPENSYLNAVLRTRRGIPVSLAVLWMELAQGLGLQVRGITFPGHFMVKALLPQGQAVLDPLTGQSLSREELLERLAPYQRREGVLGDDEPPLGLYLQAAAPRDILARMLRNLKEIHQSQKDYPRLLSVLDRLVVLQPEMWDERRDRGLAHAACGHNQQAVADLEAYLAHAARQGTEAGEIAQRLGALRGG; encoded by the coding sequence ATGACCCTGCGCTACAGCGCCCCCACGGCACTTGAATATTTCGCCACCCTGGTGCACAGCGACGAGCACTTCCCGCTGTTCGAGGCTGCCGCCTGCGTGGCCCATGATGAGTACCCGGAACTCGACGTGCAGCAGCTCCTGGGCGATGTCGACCAACTGCAGGCGCGGCTGCGCCGGCGGCTCGCGCCGGATGCCGGGTCGCTGCAGCGCCTGCAGGTGCTGAACCAGTTCTTCTACGGCGACCTGGGCTTCGGCGGCAACGTCAACAACTACTACGACCCCGAGAACAGCTACCTCAACGCCGTGCTGCGCACGCGCCGGGGCATTCCGGTGTCGCTGGCGGTGCTGTGGATGGAGCTGGCCCAGGGCCTGGGGCTGCAGGTGCGCGGCATCACGTTCCCGGGGCATTTCATGGTGAAGGCGCTGCTGCCCCAGGGGCAGGCCGTGCTGGATCCGCTCACGGGGCAGTCGCTCTCGCGCGAGGAACTGCTGGAGCGGCTGGCGCCCTACCAGCGCCGGGAAGGCGTGCTGGGCGACGATGAGCCGCCGCTGGGCCTGTACCTGCAGGCGGCCGCGCCGCGCGACATCCTGGCGCGCATGCTGCGCAACCTCAAGGAAATCCACCAGTCGCAGAAGGACTACCCGCGCCTGCTGTCGGTGCTCGACCGCCTGGTCGTGCTGCAGCCCGAGATGTGGGACGAGCGCCGCGACCGGGGCCTCGCGCATGCGGCCTGCGGGCATAACCAGCAGGCCGTGGCCGACCTGGAGGCCTACCTGGCCCATGCTGCGCGGCAGGGCACCGAGGCCGGGGAAATCGCGCAGCGCCTGGGGGCGCTGCGCGGGGGCTGA